The Apium graveolens cultivar Ventura chromosome 10, ASM990537v1, whole genome shotgun sequence nucleotide sequence TCTGAAACCCTAATTTGTACTCATTACCTAATTGGTAGTATAATTATGAACCCTAAATCGATATACATGTGTTTTACATGCCTCAAGATCTAGTAATATATTATGGTGGTCATTTTATGACTTGCCTGAAATATCAATATGCTGGACATAAGTTAAAGTGCTTTAAAGAAATTGAAGTTAAAGAATTGTCTGTGAAGAAGATTAGGGAGATGGTGAATGATGTAGTAAAAGATGATGATAAGCTATATTATGCCAAAGATGGGGTTACTCCTGACCTTAGTTTTAAAATGTTGTTGCGTGATAGTGATGTATTAGAGTTGGTAAATATAACTATGTCAAATGGTACTGGAGTGTGTAAAATACATGTGTTTCATTCATGGTCCAAGGCGACACCACCAGTTGTGGAAGATGAGGGTAGTAACATGGAAGGTGACTACAATGTGGATGAGGAGAATGAAGGTGATGAAAGCAGTGGAGTGAATGCAGAGAATGAAGCTGAGAAAAGTAGTGGAGTTAATGCTGAAAATGAAGTTGAGGAAGACATTGGAGTTTCTAAGAAGAAGACTAAACTGACTCCTAGGAAGAGAGTATTTAGAGGTAAAGAAAAAGTTGTTGAAGTGGACTTTAATAAACCGGGTAGTGACTGGAGTGAAGAGAATGAGTGTGCAGATGAGAGTGAAGAATTTGAAGTGGACTTGCGTAGTGACTGGAGTGATGAAGAGTTTGCTGATTTTAGAAAAATAAGAGAAGAAGTTAGAATGGAACATGAGATGCTTGAAAGAGAAAAAAACCAATTTATTAAAGACAATTTGGAGGGCTATAGAGTCACTAATGAGGAGTTGTTGAGAGAGATAGATAATATTCAATGTCAAGTGGGTCAGTTTATGGTATTGGCAGTGAGGAAGAATCTAAGGATGAGGACTTTGCTTATACAGAACCTAACATGTCCACTAAAAAGAAAAGGGTAAATGAGCCTTTTAACCCCTCTACAGCTGGAAAGGACATAAAGTGGAGGCCTGGACTCATTTTTGGTagtaaaaaataatttaaaaatgcaGTGAGGGAGTATTCTATTGCTACTGGGAGACCATTGAAATACCGTGTACATGACTTGCACATGATGCATATAGTGTGTACTGAGGGGTGCCCATTTAGGTTGTGGCTATCATATATAGTGGAGTATGAGGGATGGAAAATAAAGACAGTACATGATGAGCATAACTGCATTTATCACTACAAAAACAACCTTGTTACGACAAATTATATTGCAGATCTGTATGGGGATAGATTGCGGAGGAATCCAAACTGGAAGCTATCTGAAATGCAAGAGGAGTTCAAGAGAGTTTTGAAGGTGGAAGTATGTGATGCCAAATGTTGCAGGGTTAGAAAAAGAGCTTTAAGTGGGATTGCAGAATAGATGGTGAAACACTATGCTGGTTTGAGGAGGTTTGGTGGTGAGATTTTGAGGAGTAACAAGGAGAATACTGTTAAAATATCCACAACCAGGATGAATGAACAAGATTCTCCTTGTTTTCAAAGATTTTATGTCTGTTATGCAGAGTTGAGAAAGGGATGGAAGGAAGGTTGCAGACCTATCCTTGGTTTGGATGGATGCTTCTTGAAGACAGTATGTGGGGGACAACTTTTATCTGTTGTAGGGAGGGATGGAAATAACTCCATTTTTCCTGTTGCAATGGCTGTGGTTGAGACTGGATCATATGATAGCTGGAAGTGGTTCTCAATGCTTGTTACTGAAGATCTTGGATTAGGGACTGGTTATGGATATACCTTCATTTCTGATCAACAAAAGGTACATCAGTCCCTTCATTATTTTATTATGTTGGATAATTTTTTGTTGGATAATTTTTTGTTGGTTGTAGATCTTTATTTTGTTGGATAATTTTTTGACAGGGGCTAATAAAGGCTGTGAAAGAACTGCTGCCACATATAGAGCACAGGAGTTGCACAAGGCATTTATATTCCAACCTTGGAAAGAAATATGGAAGTGAGGCTGTGAGGAATGCTTTTTTTGATGCTAGTGATGCCACACATCCTGAAGCTTTTAAAGCTGCAATGAGGGATCTTGAGAAGGCATCAAAGAGGGCTTGGGTGATAATGAATAGGTTTGAACCACATGTATGGTCTAAAGCTTTCTTTGGAACACATTGCAAGACAGATAGCACTGAGAATAACATCTCAGAGTGTTTTAATTCATGGATTCTGAAATCCATATTTATGCCATTAATTGACATGTTGACTGATATCCATGATAAGATTATAGAAAGATTACATCAGAAAAGAGATGTTATGCAAAATGTAGATTGTATTATTCTTCCTAGAACTCAGAAAATTTTAAATGATGCGGTTGTAGCAAGTTCTGAGTGTAGTGTGCTTTGGGATGGGAGACATAATTTTCAAGTGAAGTGGACGGGGATTGGATTTTGTGTAAACTTAACAGAACAGACATGCTCATGTAGGGTTTGAGAGTTAACATGGGTACCATGTTGTCACGCTGTTCCTGCTATACAGAAAAGTAGGCTTAATCCAACTGATTTTGTGTCCCATTATTTTAAGAAAGAAACTTACATGAAGGCTTACTCTCACTGTTTGGAAGTGATAAGGGGTGAGCCTTTTTGGGAAGAGGTTGATGGAGATACTATTATGCCACCTCCAAGAATGAAGACATTAAGAGGAAGGCCTAAAAGGCAGAGAAGGAGAGAAGGTTGGGAAGGATCAGTTAACAGGGGTGGGAATAGTAAGTTAAGCGAGCTAAGTAGATAAGGCAGGGTGATGCACTGCAGTAATTGTAAGAAACCGGGACATAACATCACCAAATGCCCTGAAGAAACTCAGATGACCCTTTAAACAAAGAAACAGAGagggaaaaagaagaagaaaactcaag carries:
- the LOC141691646 gene encoding uncharacterized protein LOC141691646, which gives rise to MVKHYAGLRRFGGEILRSNKENTVKISTTRMNEQDSPCFQRFYVCYAELRKGWKEGCRPILGLDGCFLKTVCGGQLLSVVGRDGNNSIFPVAMAVVETGSYDSWKWFSMLVTEDLGLGTGYGYTFISDQQKGLIKAVKELLPHIEHRSCTRHLYSNLGKKYGSEAVRNAFFDASDATHPEAFKAAMRDLEKASKRAWVIMNRFEPHVWSKAFFGTHCKTDSTENNISECFNSWILKSIFMPLIDMLTDIHDKIIERLHQKRDVMQNVDCIILPRTQKILNDAVVASSECSVLWDGRHNFQVKWTGIGFCKSRLNPTDFVSHYFKKETYMKAYSHCLEVIRGEPFWEEVDGDTIMPPPRMKTLRGRPKRQRRREGWEGSVNRGGNSKLSELSR